The Amycolatopsis sp. DG1A-15b genome contains the following window.
CACGTGTCGCTGATGCTCGCCGGCGCCCAGCTCGGCATCACCATCTGCTCGCTGCTGCTCGGCCGCCTCGGCGAGCCCGCCATCGCGCACCGGCTGTCGGCGGCCTTCGACCTGCTGGGCCTGCCCGAGGCGCTGCTGCACCCCATTTCGTTCGCCATCGCGCTCGCGTTCATCACCGTGGCGCACGTGCTGATCGGCGAGATGGTGCCGAAGAACCTCGCCATCGCCGAGCCCGAGCGGCTCGCGCTGTGGCTGGTGCCGGTGCACGTCGCCTGGGTGAAGCTGGCCAACCCGTTCATCTGGCTGCTGAACTTCGTGGCCAACTCGCTGCTGCGCGCGTTCCGCGTCGAGCCGAAGGACGAGCTGGAGACGGCCTACACGTCCGACGAGCTGGCCGAGCTGCTCAGCGAGTCGCGCCGCGAGGGCCTGCTCGACCAGTCCGAGCACCAGCGGCTCGCCCAGACGCTCTCGTCGGTGCAGAAGACGGTCGCCGACGTGCTGGTGCCCACCGCCGAGCTGACCACGCTCCCCTGCGGGCCGACCGTCGGCGAGGTCGAGAAGGCCGTGTCGTCCACCGGGTTCTCGCGGTTCCCGGTGTGCACCGACGACGGGCGCCTGACCGGCTACATCCACGTCAAGGACATCCTCGAGCTGGCCGGGCAGGACCCGAGCACGACCGTGCCCGACTCGAAGACGCGCGCGCTCACCGAACTGCGTGCCGACGCGCGGCTCGACGTCGCGCTTTCGGCGATGCGCAAGGAACGCAGCCACCTCGCGCGGGCGCTGGACGCGAGCGGGAACGCCGTGGGCGTCGTCGCGCTGGAAGACCTCGTCGAGGAGTACGTGGGCACGGTGCGCGACGGCACCCACGTGGGCGCGTGACCGGCGTCGAGGTGCTCGCCGAGCCGGACTGGCTGGCCCGGGAGGCGGAGCACGTCTCGCGGATGCGGCGCTGGACCGGCCCGCACCAGCAGCGGCGGGCGCGCGGCGAGAAGCACCCGGTGCTGGATTTCCTGTTCACCTACTACTCGTACCGGCCGTCGCACCTCGAGCGGTGGCAGCCCGGGCCCGGCGTCGCGCTCGCCGGGCCCGCGGCGCGGCGCTTCCTGGACCGCAAGGGCTACGTCGAAACGCCCGACGGCGTGGTGCTGGATCCCGCCGGGTTCGGCGAGGGCAAGGTGCGGACGGCCGAGTTCGTCCTGGCCCTGCTGACCGCGACGGCGTCGCGCGCGCCCCGGCTGAGCTGCTTCGGGCTGCACGAGTGGGCGATGGTGTACCGCGAGCCTGCC
Protein-coding sequences here:
- a CDS encoding hemolysin family protein, whose protein sequence is MTDWLNIALVVVLLLLNAFFVGAEFTLISSRRDRLEALLEQGKTRAQIVINASKHVSLMLAGAQLGITICSLLLGRLGEPAIAHRLSAAFDLLGLPEALLHPISFAIALAFITVAHVLIGEMVPKNLAIAEPERLALWLVPVHVAWVKLANPFIWLLNFVANSLLRAFRVEPKDELETAYTSDELAELLSESRREGLLDQSEHQRLAQTLSSVQKTVADVLVPTAELTTLPCGPTVGEVEKAVSSTGFSRFPVCTDDGRLTGYIHVKDILELAGQDPSTTVPDSKTRALTELRADARLDVALSAMRKERSHLARALDASGNAVGVVALEDLVEEYVGTVRDGTHVGA